Proteins encoded within one genomic window of Nonomuraea gerenzanensis:
- the ilvA gene encoding threonine ammonia-lyase IlvA produces MSNRLTATMISQAAERLRPVVRRTALEPNERLSGLLGGQVLLKREDAQVCRSYKVRGAFNLIASLTEEERRRGVVCASAGNHGQGVAFACARLGISGRVYVPSTTPRQKRERIAALGGDRVEIVVGGGTYDEASGAAHADSERTGAVYVHPFDDVRTMAGQGTVGLEILEQSGQAPGTVVVPVGGGGLISGVAVWLREHSPATRIVGAEPAGAASMRAALDHGGPLPLPELDTFVDGAAVGTVGESTFPLVEDLVDEVVAVDEGAVCTEMLDLYQTDGIIAEPAGALAGAAAREVLAYAPAGPVVCVVSGGNNDVSRYNEVLERSLVHIGLRHYFLVTFPQRPGALRHFLDEVLGEGQDIIAFEYIKKNNRETGPALVGIELERAGDLDDLLSRMKASPLTVDRIPPGSPLFTFIL; encoded by the coding sequence ATGAGCAACCGCCTCACCGCCACGATGATCAGCCAGGCGGCCGAACGGTTGCGCCCCGTGGTCCGCCGCACCGCGCTGGAGCCGAACGAGCGGCTGTCCGGCCTGCTCGGCGGCCAGGTGCTGCTCAAGCGCGAGGACGCGCAGGTCTGCCGCTCCTACAAGGTGCGCGGCGCGTTCAACCTGATCGCCTCGCTCACCGAGGAGGAGCGGCGGCGCGGCGTGGTCTGCGCCAGCGCCGGCAACCACGGGCAGGGCGTGGCGTTCGCCTGCGCGCGGCTGGGGATCAGCGGCCGCGTGTACGTGCCGTCCACCACGCCCCGGCAGAAGCGCGAGCGCATCGCGGCGCTCGGCGGCGACCGGGTGGAGATCGTGGTCGGCGGCGGCACCTACGACGAGGCGAGCGGCGCCGCGCACGCCGACAGCGAGCGCACCGGCGCGGTCTACGTGCATCCGTTCGACGACGTCAGGACGATGGCGGGGCAGGGCACGGTCGGCCTGGAGATCCTGGAGCAGTCGGGCCAGGCGCCGGGCACGGTGGTCGTCCCGGTCGGCGGCGGCGGCCTGATCAGCGGCGTGGCCGTCTGGCTGCGCGAGCACTCCCCCGCCACCCGCATCGTCGGCGCCGAGCCCGCCGGCGCGGCCAGCATGCGCGCCGCCCTCGACCACGGCGGCCCCCTCCCCCTGCCCGAGCTCGACACCTTCGTCGACGGCGCCGCCGTCGGCACGGTGGGCGAGAGCACGTTCCCGCTGGTCGAGGATCTGGTGGACGAGGTCGTCGCGGTCGACGAGGGCGCCGTGTGCACCGAGATGCTGGATCTCTACCAGACCGACGGCATCATCGCCGAGCCCGCCGGAGCCCTCGCGGGGGCCGCCGCGCGCGAGGTCCTCGCCTACGCGCCGGCGGGGCCGGTGGTGTGCGTGGTGTCGGGCGGCAACAACGACGTCAGCCGCTACAACGAGGTGCTGGAGCGCTCGCTCGTGCACATCGGGCTGCGGCACTACTTCCTGGTGACCTTCCCGCAGCGGCCCGGCGCCCTGCGCCACTTCCTGGACGAGGTGCTGGGCGAGGGCCAGGACATCATCGCCTTCGAGTACATCAAGAAGAACAACCGGGAGACCGGCCCGGCGCTGGTCGGCATCGAGCTGGAGCGGGCGGGCGACCTCGACGACCTGCTGTCCAGGATGAAGGCGAGCCCGCTCACGGTGGACCGCATCCCGCCGGGCTCGCCGCTCTTCACGTTCATCCTCTGA
- a CDS encoding RNA polymerase sigma factor, with protein MTDELLVVRAQLGERAAWAELVGRWRVPVWTYVRRMLDADRADDVTQEIWLAVVRGLPRLREPSRFAPWLFTIARRSVADRLRDEYAAADESRTAGEAAAEDPVESVVDRAELVAALAGLPVLEREVLVLFYLEDLSVEECAQICAVPPGTVKSRLNRARRMLREHLEERGYRA; from the coding sequence ATGACCGATGAGCTGCTCGTGGTCCGCGCCCAGCTGGGCGAGCGGGCCGCCTGGGCGGAGCTGGTGGGCCGATGGCGGGTGCCGGTGTGGACGTACGTGCGGCGCATGCTGGACGCCGACCGGGCCGACGACGTGACCCAGGAGATCTGGCTGGCCGTGGTCCGCGGCCTGCCCCGGCTGCGCGAGCCGAGCCGGTTCGCGCCCTGGCTGTTCACGATCGCCCGCCGGTCGGTGGCCGATCGCCTGCGTGACGAGTACGCCGCGGCGGACGAGAGCCGCACGGCCGGCGAGGCGGCGGCGGAGGATCCGGTCGAGAGCGTGGTGGACCGGGCCGAGCTCGTCGCCGCGCTGGCCGGGCTGCCGGTGCTGGAGCGGGAGGTCCTCGTCCTGTTCTACCTGGAGGACCTGTCGGTGGAGGAGTGCGCGCAGATCTGCGCCGTCCCGCCGGGGACGGTCAAGTCCAGGCTCAACCGGGCTCGCCGGATGTTGCGCGAGCACCTGGAGGAAAGGGGATACCGGGCGTGA
- a CDS encoding ATP-binding cassette domain-containing protein, producing the protein MNALDAEGLGKRFGRRWALREATFELPAGARCALVGPNGAGKTTLLNLVTGLLAPTTGRVRVFGRPLEVSRVAFVAQDKPLYRRWSVADLLRFGAATNPRWDGPAAASFLSTHDIPLDQRADHLSGGQRTLVALALAVGKRADLLVLDEPLAELDPLARIEVMDAVRALDTTLLLSSHLLADLAEVCDQLILLGAGRVRLYGDRAGLLARHPATTMEDLVLDHLRNPGPPR; encoded by the coding sequence ATGAACGCGCTGGACGCGGAAGGACTGGGCAAGCGGTTCGGCAGGCGCTGGGCGCTGCGCGAGGCCACGTTCGAGCTGCCCGCCGGAGCCCGGTGCGCGCTGGTCGGCCCGAACGGGGCGGGCAAGACCACGCTGCTGAACCTGGTGACCGGCCTGCTGGCCCCCACCACCGGCCGGGTGCGCGTCTTCGGCCGCCCGCTGGAGGTGTCCAGGGTGGCGTTCGTGGCGCAGGACAAGCCGCTGTACCGCCGGTGGAGCGTGGCCGACCTGCTGCGCTTCGGCGCCGCGACCAACCCGCGCTGGGACGGGCCCGCCGCCGCCTCGTTCCTGTCCACTCACGACATCCCCCTCGACCAGCGGGCGGACCACCTGTCCGGCGGCCAGCGCACGCTGGTGGCGCTCGCCCTGGCGGTCGGCAAGCGGGCCGACCTGCTGGTGCTGGACGAGCCGCTGGCCGAGCTGGACCCGCTCGCGCGCATCGAGGTGATGGACGCGGTGCGCGCCCTGGACACCACCCTCCTGCTGTCGTCGCACCTCCTCGCCGACCTGGCCGAGGTGTGCGACCAGCTGATCCTGCTCGGCGCCGGCCGCGTCCGCCTGTACGGCGACCGCGCCGGCCTGCTGGCCCGTCACCCCGCCACGACCATGGAGGACCTCGTGCTCGACCACCTGCGCAACCCCGGGCCGCCGCGATGA
- a CDS encoding hemerythrin domain-containing protein has protein sequence MADDVITLIKADHRKVEELFARLSTGKGDARSIVATLHALLTAHARAEEDVVYPRLDAHHGLEEHKEAEVLLDSLRRAEPGSAEFAGAYELLALSVSHHVQEEESTLLPLLARTTTERELRALGRTFRHRRQQELRALTAPRRSRPASGGPELTKTELYERARRADIPGRSRMSKRELEKALAKARS, from the coding sequence ATGGCAGACGACGTCATCACCCTCATCAAGGCCGACCACCGCAAGGTGGAGGAGCTCTTCGCCAGGCTGTCTACCGGCAAGGGCGACGCCCGGTCCATCGTGGCCACCCTGCACGCCCTGCTCACCGCGCACGCCCGCGCGGAGGAGGACGTGGTCTATCCCCGTCTCGACGCCCATCACGGCCTGGAGGAGCACAAGGAGGCCGAGGTGCTGCTCGACAGCCTGAGGCGGGCCGAGCCGGGCAGCGCGGAGTTCGCCGGCGCGTACGAGCTGCTGGCGCTCTCGGTGAGCCACCACGTGCAGGAGGAGGAGAGCACGCTCCTGCCGCTGCTGGCCCGCACGACGACCGAGCGCGAGCTGCGCGCGCTCGGTAGGACGTTCCGTCACCGCCGGCAGCAGGAGTTGCGCGCGCTGACCGCCCCCAGACGGTCACGCCCGGCCTCCGGCGGGCCCGAGCTCACCAAGACGGAGCTGTACGAGCGGGCGCGCAGGGCCGACATCCCCGGGCGCTCCCGCATGAGCAAGCGCGAGCTGGAGAAGGCTTTGGCCAAGGCCCGCTCCTGA
- a CDS encoding ABC transporter ATP-binding protein — MKPPSHVSALIDGAHPARSVVRLLARRPGRMSLALLAFAFKEIPLWFLPVITAAIIDVVADRGSLTAVLWWFALAGVLLLQNYPNHLLYTRSFMTVVRDLGADLRNALAARLQSLSIGYHTRMSSSIVQNKVVRDVENVELMLQQVTHPLLSATMVLIGAVSMTAIAVPQFLPVYALTVPIALILRTALGRRSRRRNEALRREMEGLAARVGEMASLIPVTRAHGLEQTAVTRVAYGADGVRRAGLHLDMLNGHVASLSWVTMQLLGVGCLVLAAVFSLTGLLPITAGEVVLLSSYFALLTQGLTQLLLLIPVAARGVESIRSIAEVIQEPDLEQNEGKRVVAAVDGAIRLDRACHRYPGADEDALHGIDLDIPSGTTVAFVGSSGSGKSTLLNLVLGFVRPTGGRILLDGADLQELDLRTVRRFVSVVPQESVLFEGTIRENIAYGLPEVPDERIAQALRDANAWSFVQDQPQGWDTVVGERGARLSGGQRQRLAIARALVRDPRILLLDEATSALDSESEELVKDALARLMRGRTTLVVAHRLSTVRQADLIVVLDRGRVVERGTHDELLAAGGRYAHLHLTQAGAG; from the coding sequence GTGAAGCCCCCCTCCCACGTCTCCGCCCTGATCGACGGCGCCCATCCGGCCCGGTCCGTCGTCCGGCTGCTCGCGCGCCGGCCCGGCCGCATGTCGCTCGCGCTCCTGGCGTTCGCGTTCAAGGAGATCCCGCTCTGGTTCCTCCCGGTCATCACCGCCGCGATCATCGACGTCGTCGCCGACCGGGGGTCGCTGACCGCCGTCCTGTGGTGGTTCGCGCTCGCGGGCGTCCTGCTGTTGCAGAACTATCCGAACCACCTGCTCTACACGCGCAGTTTCATGACGGTCGTCCGCGACCTCGGCGCCGACCTGCGCAACGCGCTGGCCGCGCGGCTGCAGAGCCTGTCGATCGGCTATCACACGCGGATGAGCTCCTCGATCGTGCAGAACAAGGTCGTGCGCGACGTGGAGAACGTGGAGCTGATGCTCCAGCAGGTGACCCACCCGCTGCTGTCGGCGACCATGGTGCTCATCGGCGCGGTCTCGATGACGGCGATCGCCGTGCCGCAGTTCCTGCCCGTCTACGCGCTCACGGTCCCCATCGCGCTCATCCTGCGCACCGCGCTCGGCCGGCGGTCGCGCCGCCGCAACGAGGCGCTGCGCCGCGAGATGGAGGGGCTCGCCGCCCGGGTCGGCGAGATGGCGTCGCTGATCCCCGTCACCCGCGCGCACGGCCTGGAGCAGACCGCGGTCACGCGCGTCGCCTACGGCGCCGACGGCGTGCGCAGGGCCGGCCTGCACCTGGACATGCTGAACGGGCACGTCGCCTCCCTGTCCTGGGTCACGATGCAGCTCCTCGGGGTCGGCTGCCTGGTGCTGGCGGCGGTGTTCTCCCTCACCGGCCTGCTGCCGATCACCGCGGGCGAGGTGGTCCTGCTGTCCAGCTACTTCGCGCTCCTCACGCAGGGCCTCACCCAGCTGCTCCTGCTCATCCCGGTCGCGGCGCGGGGCGTGGAGTCGATCCGCTCGATCGCCGAGGTCATCCAGGAGCCGGACCTCGAGCAGAACGAGGGCAAGCGGGTCGTCGCCGCCGTGGACGGCGCCATCCGCCTCGACCGCGCCTGCCACCGCTACCCGGGAGCCGACGAGGACGCCCTGCACGGCATCGACCTCGACATCCCCTCGGGGACGACCGTCGCGTTCGTCGGCTCGTCCGGCTCGGGCAAGTCGACGCTGCTCAACCTGGTGCTCGGCTTCGTGCGGCCGACCGGCGGGCGCATCCTGCTCGACGGCGCCGACCTCCAGGAGCTCGACCTGCGGACCGTGCGCCGCTTCGTCTCGGTCGTGCCGCAGGAGTCCGTGCTGTTCGAGGGGACCATCCGGGAGAACATTGCGTACGGGCTGCCGGAGGTCCCCGACGAGCGCATCGCCCAGGCGCTGCGCGACGCGAACGCGTGGTCGTTCGTCCAGGACCAGCCGCAGGGCTGGGACACGGTGGTGGGGGAGCGGGGCGCGCGCCTGTCAGGCGGCCAGCGGCAACGGCTGGCCATCGCCCGCGCGCTCGTGCGCGATCCGCGCATCCTGCTGCTGGACGAGGCCACCTCCGCGCTGGATTCGGAGTCGGAGGAGCTGGTCAAGGACGCGCTGGCCCGCCTCATGCGGGGACGCACGACCCTGGTCGTGGCGCACCGGCTGTCCACCGTGCGCCAGGCCGACCTCATCGTCGTGCTCGACCGCGGGCGCGTCGTCGAGCGGGGCACGCACGACGAGCTGCTGGCGGCCGGCGGCCGGTACGCCCACCTCCACCTCACGCAGGCCGGGGCCGGCTGA